A portion of the Leifsonia sp. EB41 genome contains these proteins:
- a CDS encoding GntR family transcriptional regulator, translated as MRIELDPTAETPLYQQLHDRVIDAVARGELREGDALVSVRQVAVRFGINAATVVKAYDALRTEGIVRTSRRSGSVIARDAGSGPPDERFLADWSARLSALIAEGIAHGVERSELESRTSAIAWLFDQAREQHDAADRPAAPPSGDTKGNTP; from the coding sequence GTGCGCATCGAGCTCGATCCGACGGCGGAGACGCCGCTCTACCAGCAGTTGCACGATCGCGTGATCGACGCCGTCGCGCGCGGTGAGCTGCGCGAGGGCGACGCGCTCGTCTCCGTGCGGCAGGTCGCCGTGCGGTTCGGGATCAACGCCGCCACCGTCGTCAAGGCGTACGACGCGCTCCGCACCGAGGGCATCGTGCGCACCAGCCGGCGCTCCGGGTCGGTGATCGCGCGCGACGCCGGCAGCGGGCCGCCCGACGAGCGGTTCCTCGCGGACTGGTCGGCGCGGCTGAGCGCTCTGATCGCCGAGGGCATCGCCCACGGCGTCGAGCGGTCGGAGCTGGAGTCCCGCACGTCCGCCATCGCCTGGCTGTTCGACCAGGCCCGCGAGCAGCACGATGCCGCGGACCGGCCCGCCGCGCCTCCCAGCGGCGACACGAAAGGAAACACCCCATGA
- a CDS encoding iron-siderophore ABC transporter substrate-binding protein: MPVSARSRLVLSFAAVASAAALVLTGCSAGGQADEPATSGSAGSFPVTIDSALGKTTIDAAPKRVATWGWGAQDIALALGVVPVAMPKFSYGGDAKGVLPWDAEKIAALKGKTPQLLDADSGEVPFEQFVKAKPDVILAPYSGLTQTEFDTLSKIAPVVAYPAKPWATSWRDQTSIVGTALGMTSQADALVKKTESSVAALADKYPAIKDKTFFYAAANQPGVLNVYRAEDPRVQLLNDLGMTDSPSIASLDSSKGDGSFFYQLSYENLSKIDTDLLVMYFDKQSSVDAFTADPLVAAMPAVKEGRFAPIVGESFVAATSAPSVLSIPWMLDRYVPQLAAAAAKVK, from the coding sequence ATGCCCGTTTCCGCGCGCTCGCGCCTGGTCCTGTCGTTCGCCGCCGTCGCCTCCGCGGCCGCCCTCGTCCTCACCGGCTGTTCGGCGGGTGGACAGGCCGACGAACCTGCGACCTCGGGCTCGGCGGGCAGCTTCCCGGTGACCATCGACAGCGCGCTCGGCAAGACCACGATCGACGCGGCCCCCAAGCGCGTCGCGACCTGGGGCTGGGGCGCGCAGGACATCGCACTCGCCCTCGGCGTCGTCCCGGTCGCGATGCCGAAGTTCAGCTACGGCGGCGACGCGAAGGGCGTCCTCCCCTGGGACGCCGAGAAGATCGCAGCTCTGAAGGGGAAGACCCCGCAGCTCCTCGACGCCGACTCCGGCGAGGTGCCGTTCGAGCAGTTCGTGAAGGCCAAGCCGGACGTCATCCTGGCTCCGTACTCCGGCCTCACCCAGACCGAGTTCGACACGCTCAGCAAGATCGCGCCGGTCGTCGCGTACCCCGCGAAGCCGTGGGCGACGAGCTGGCGCGACCAGACCTCCATCGTCGGCACGGCGCTCGGGATGACCTCCCAGGCGGACGCGCTCGTGAAGAAGACCGAGTCCTCCGTCGCCGCGCTGGCCGACAAGTACCCCGCGATCAAGGACAAGACCTTCTTCTACGCCGCCGCCAACCAGCCCGGCGTGCTCAACGTCTACCGCGCGGAGGACCCGCGGGTGCAGCTGCTGAACGACCTCGGGATGACCGACTCGCCGAGCATCGCCTCCCTCGACTCCTCGAAGGGCGACGGCAGCTTCTTCTACCAGCTCAGCTACGAGAACCTGTCGAAGATCGACACCGACCTGCTCGTCATGTACTTCGACAAGCAGTCGTCGGTCGACGCGTTCACCGCCGACCCGTTGGTGGCTGCGATGCCCGCCGTCAAGGAGGGCCGTTTCGCCCCCATCGTCGGCGAGTCGTTCGTCGCCGCCACGAGCGCGCCCAGCGTGCTCAGCATCCCGTGGATGCTCGACCGCTATGTGCCGCAGCTCGCCGCCGCGGCCGCGAAGGTCAAGTAG
- the hisS gene encoding histidine--tRNA ligase, which produces MASPITPPRGMRDFLPAEKARREHALGVIRRSFAAHGFDEIETPVVEDVARLHSGLGGDNEKLAFSVLKRGLGGDDLRAAIESGDTLALCDLGLRFDLTVPLARFYATHRAELPPVFRSIQIAPVWRAERPQKGRYRQFVQCDIDIIGEGSQLAEVELITATAAALEALGLTGCTIRINDRRILNGLLEYCGFAESRWPQVLISIDKLDKIGAEGVVAELSEGGADSAAVLGGILSALEPHLAEGGVELTVESISGILPEGMDTDAIAALESLAHALDTLPEGVALRFDPTLVRGMGYYTGTIFEIAHPGSGSSVGGGGRYDGMIGRFLGSDVPACGFSIGFERVVDLIDVPEDAALDTVVLVHDPSVPLDRLMAIKSELVASGRRVRLDRRAKNLKGVLDRAAAAGYRSFAFVDPGTADAAALEFKPLS; this is translated from the coding sequence ATGGCTTCCCCGATCACCCCGCCCCGCGGCATGCGCGACTTCCTCCCCGCCGAGAAGGCCCGCCGCGAGCATGCGCTGGGCGTGATCCGCCGGAGCTTCGCCGCGCACGGCTTCGACGAGATCGAGACCCCGGTCGTGGAGGACGTCGCGCGCCTGCACTCGGGCCTCGGCGGAGACAACGAGAAGCTCGCCTTCAGCGTCCTCAAGCGCGGCCTCGGCGGCGACGACCTGCGCGCCGCGATCGAGTCGGGGGACACTCTCGCGCTCTGCGACCTCGGTCTCCGCTTCGACCTCACCGTGCCGCTGGCCCGCTTCTACGCCACCCACCGGGCCGAGCTGCCTCCCGTCTTCCGCAGCATCCAGATCGCCCCGGTCTGGCGGGCCGAGCGGCCGCAGAAGGGCCGCTACCGCCAGTTCGTGCAGTGCGACATCGACATCATCGGCGAGGGCTCGCAGCTCGCGGAGGTCGAGCTCATCACCGCGACCGCCGCGGCGCTGGAGGCGCTGGGCCTGACCGGCTGCACCATCCGGATCAACGACCGCCGCATCCTGAACGGGCTGCTCGAGTACTGCGGCTTCGCGGAGTCGCGCTGGCCGCAGGTGCTCATCTCAATCGACAAGCTCGACAAGATCGGCGCGGAGGGCGTCGTTGCCGAGCTGAGCGAGGGCGGCGCGGACTCCGCCGCGGTGCTGGGCGGTATCCTCTCGGCGCTCGAGCCGCACCTCGCGGAGGGCGGCGTCGAGCTGACCGTCGAGTCGATCTCCGGCATCCTGCCAGAGGGCATGGACACCGACGCCATCGCCGCCCTGGAGTCGCTGGCGCACGCCCTCGACACCCTCCCGGAGGGCGTGGCGCTGCGGTTCGACCCCACCCTGGTGCGCGGCATGGGCTACTACACCGGCACGATCTTCGAGATCGCGCACCCGGGCTCCGGCAGCTCGGTGGGCGGCGGCGGCCGCTACGACGGGATGATCGGGCGCTTCCTCGGCAGCGACGTTCCGGCGTGCGGGTTCTCGATCGGCTTCGAGCGCGTCGTGGACCTGATCGACGTGCCGGAGGACGCGGCGCTCGACACCGTGGTGCTCGTCCATGACCCGAGCGTCCCGCTCGACCGGCTGATGGCGATCAAGTCCGAGCTCGTGGCCTCCGGCCGCCGGGTCCGGCTCGACCGGCGGGCGAAGAACCTCAAGGGCGTGCTGGACCGCGCGGCGGCGGCCGGGTACCGGTCGTTCGCGTTCGTCGACCCGGGGACCGCGGACGCCGCCGCGCTGGAGTTCAAGCCGCTGTCGTGA
- a CDS encoding DUF1648 domain-containing protein: protein MTAVLLSTFAVTTLTAAILLMLPAMSRTTLPLGVLVPRSRVADPVVVASIRRFRVVVVASYVVALVAAALVIPVGPAAPALVATLVLLAGSIGGYLLSRRSIQAAKRAGGWLDDVPVRISGSVTPDSGARSRPAFGWFAAALVLLLAAGAVGVALYDSLPASIAVHWNASGQPDRFAAKTVASVFGPLLIAFGVLALMVGIAFVVRAVPWRRGGGDAPEVAERIAALQAELTQSLLGWMAFVVSAAFAVLSVIGWLHDGSNEPSAGIGIVTVALLVVIFVVIGLYAIRLVSGTRAARAAVPVGGGAATAPGAARDAVDPRDDDRHWKGGLIYVNSADPALFVPKRFGVGVTINLGHPGGIAIGVVTLLLLVAAIALPALLR, encoded by the coding sequence ATGACCGCCGTCCTGTTGAGCACCTTCGCCGTGACGACGCTGACCGCCGCGATCCTCCTGATGCTGCCGGCGATGAGCCGCACCACCCTGCCGCTCGGCGTGCTGGTGCCGCGCAGCCGAGTGGCCGACCCGGTGGTGGTCGCGTCGATCCGGCGCTTCCGCGTCGTCGTCGTGGCCTCGTACGTCGTCGCGCTCGTCGCGGCTGCGCTCGTCATCCCGGTGGGTCCCGCCGCGCCGGCGCTCGTCGCGACGCTGGTCCTGCTGGCCGGCTCCATCGGAGGCTACCTGCTGTCGCGCCGGAGCATCCAGGCGGCCAAGCGCGCGGGCGGCTGGCTGGACGACGTGCCGGTGCGGATCTCCGGCAGCGTCACGCCGGACTCGGGGGCACGGTCGCGGCCGGCGTTCGGCTGGTTCGCGGCCGCCCTGGTGCTCCTGCTGGCGGCCGGGGCGGTCGGCGTCGCGCTGTACGACAGCCTCCCGGCCTCCATCGCGGTGCACTGGAACGCGAGCGGGCAGCCGGACCGGTTCGCGGCGAAGACGGTCGCGTCCGTGTTCGGGCCGCTCCTGATCGCGTTCGGCGTGCTCGCCCTGATGGTGGGGATCGCGTTCGTGGTCCGCGCCGTCCCGTGGCGGCGCGGCGGGGGAGACGCGCCGGAGGTCGCCGAGCGGATCGCGGCGCTGCAGGCCGAGCTGACCCAGTCGCTGCTCGGCTGGATGGCGTTCGTCGTGTCCGCCGCGTTCGCCGTGCTGTCCGTAATCGGCTGGCTGCACGACGGCTCGAACGAGCCGAGCGCCGGCATCGGCATCGTCACGGTGGCCCTGCTGGTGGTGATCTTCGTCGTGATCGGCCTCTACGCCATCCGGCTCGTCAGCGGGACGCGCGCCGCCCGCGCCGCCGTGCCGGTCGGAGGCGGGGCGGCGACTGCACCCGGCGCCGCCCGCGACGCCGTCGACCCGCGCGACGACGACCGGCACTGGAAGGGCGGCCTGATCTACGTCAACTCCGCCGACCCTGCACTCTTCGTCCCGAAGCGCTTCGGCGTCGGTGTGACGATCAACCTCGGCCACCCCGGCGGCATCGCCATCGGCGTCGTCACCCTGCTCCTCCTCGTCGCCGCCATCGCCCTCCCCGCCCTCCTGCGCTGA
- a CDS encoding FecCD family ABC transporter permease: MPTGVATAPAGRAAEVPAHVRRRRRTLLGFLLAVVVLLAVCVLSLMVGARTIAPADVLHALTHYSASDPDSLVVVGSRLPRTLLGLAAGLALGLAGTVMQGLSRNPLADPGILGVNFGASLAVVVAIAFLGVTTVSGYVWFAFAGAALAAGLVYAVSAVGREGATPVKLALAGAAVSAALGSLITAVMLTSRVSLDQMRFWQVGSLAGRGFDVLWQVLPTLVVGAVLALGLGRPLNGLALGDDVARGLGQRVGLARVLSAVAIVLLCGSATAAVGPIAFVGLVVPHVARWAVGADYRRILAFSAIIAPALLIACDVIGRVVAPPGELQVGIVMAFVGAPLFIALVRRRKLIGL, translated from the coding sequence ATGCCCACCGGTGTCGCCACCGCGCCCGCCGGGCGTGCTGCGGAGGTCCCCGCGCACGTCCGGCGGCGCCGGCGTACCCTCCTGGGCTTCCTGCTCGCGGTCGTCGTCCTGCTGGCGGTGTGCGTGCTCAGCCTCATGGTCGGCGCGCGGACGATCGCGCCGGCGGACGTTCTGCACGCGCTGACGCACTACTCGGCGAGCGATCCGGACTCCCTCGTGGTCGTCGGCAGCCGCCTCCCGCGCACGCTGCTCGGCCTCGCCGCCGGGCTCGCGCTGGGACTGGCCGGCACGGTGATGCAGGGGCTGTCGCGCAACCCGCTCGCCGATCCCGGCATCCTCGGGGTGAACTTCGGCGCGTCGCTGGCCGTCGTCGTGGCGATCGCGTTCCTCGGCGTCACGACGGTGTCCGGGTACGTCTGGTTCGCGTTCGCGGGGGCGGCGCTCGCCGCGGGCCTCGTCTACGCGGTGTCCGCGGTGGGCCGGGAGGGCGCGACGCCTGTCAAGCTCGCGCTCGCAGGCGCCGCGGTCTCCGCCGCGCTCGGCTCGCTCATCACCGCGGTCATGCTGACCAGCCGGGTCTCGCTCGACCAGATGCGGTTCTGGCAGGTCGGCTCGCTCGCCGGGCGCGGTTTCGACGTTCTCTGGCAGGTGCTGCCGACGCTGGTCGTCGGCGCGGTGCTCGCGCTCGGCCTGGGGAGGCCGCTCAACGGTCTCGCGTTGGGCGACGACGTGGCGCGCGGCCTTGGCCAGCGGGTCGGCCTCGCGCGGGTGCTGTCGGCCGTCGCGATCGTGCTGCTCTGCGGGTCCGCGACTGCGGCGGTCGGCCCGATCGCGTTCGTCGGACTCGTTGTTCCGCACGTCGCCCGCTGGGCCGTCGGCGCGGACTACCGCCGCATCCTCGCGTTCTCCGCCATCATCGCGCCCGCCCTGCTGATCGCGTGCGACGTGATCGGCCGCGTCGTCGCGCCGCCGGGGGAGCTGCAGGTCGGGATCGTCATGGCGTTCGTCGGGGCGCCGCTGTTCATCGCGCTCGTGCGGCGCAGGAAGCTGATAGGGCTGTGA
- the eno gene encoding phosphopyruvate hydratase, whose product MAQIEAVGAREILDSRGNPTVEVEVLLEDGTVSRAAVPSGASTGAFEAYELRDGDKDRYLGKGVEKAVDAVLDEIGPAIEGYEASDQRLVDEAMIELDGTDNKKRLGANAILGVSLAVAKAAADSADLPLFRYVGGPNAHVLPVPMMNIINGGAHADTGVDIQEFMILPIGAETFSEGLRWGVETYHSLKALLKSKGLNTGLGDEGGFAPELEHNRAALDLISEAIEKAGYTVGSQIALGLDVASTEFFENGVYRFEGQDRTAAEMSAYYQELAANYPLVSIEDPLAEDDWEGWTLLNAELGGKLQLVGDDLFVTNPKRLAQGIKAKAANSILVKVNQIGTLTETLDAVSLAQRSGMTAVLSHRSGETEDTTIADLAVATDAGQIKTGAPARSERVAKYNQLLRIEEELGDAAVYAGRTAFPRFQG is encoded by the coding sequence GTGGCTCAGATCGAAGCAGTAGGCGCTCGCGAGATTCTCGACTCCCGCGGCAACCCGACCGTCGAGGTCGAGGTGCTCCTGGAGGACGGCACGGTCAGCCGCGCCGCCGTCCCGTCCGGCGCCTCCACCGGCGCCTTCGAGGCCTACGAGCTTCGCGACGGCGACAAGGACCGCTACCTGGGCAAGGGCGTCGAGAAGGCCGTCGACGCGGTGCTCGACGAGATCGGCCCGGCGATCGAGGGCTATGAGGCCAGCGACCAGCGCCTGGTCGACGAGGCCATGATCGAGCTCGACGGCACCGACAACAAGAAGCGCCTCGGCGCCAACGCGATCCTCGGCGTGAGCCTCGCGGTCGCCAAGGCCGCGGCGGACTCCGCCGACCTGCCGCTGTTCCGCTACGTCGGCGGCCCGAACGCGCATGTCCTCCCTGTCCCGATGATGAACATCATCAACGGCGGCGCCCACGCCGACACCGGCGTGGACATCCAGGAGTTCATGATCCTCCCCATCGGCGCGGAGACCTTCTCCGAGGGCCTGCGCTGGGGCGTGGAGACCTACCACTCGCTCAAGGCGCTGCTGAAGTCGAAGGGCCTCAACACCGGCCTCGGCGACGAGGGCGGCTTCGCCCCCGAGCTGGAGCACAACCGCGCGGCGCTCGACCTCATCTCCGAGGCGATCGAGAAGGCCGGCTACACGGTCGGCTCGCAGATCGCGCTCGGCCTCGACGTGGCCTCCACCGAGTTCTTCGAGAACGGCGTCTACCGCTTCGAGGGCCAGGACCGCACCGCGGCCGAGATGAGCGCCTACTACCAGGAGCTCGCGGCGAACTACCCGCTGGTCTCCATCGAGGACCCGCTGGCCGAGGACGACTGGGAGGGCTGGACCCTCCTCAACGCCGAGCTCGGCGGCAAGCTGCAGCTCGTCGGGGACGACCTGTTCGTCACCAACCCGAAGCGCCTCGCCCAGGGCATCAAGGCGAAGGCCGCGAACAGCATCCTGGTGAAGGTCAACCAGATCGGCACGCTCACCGAGACGCTCGACGCGGTGTCGCTGGCCCAGCGCAGCGGCATGACCGCCGTGCTCTCGCACCGCTCCGGCGAGACCGAGGACACCACCATCGCCGACCTGGCCGTCGCCACCGACGCCGGCCAGATCAAGACCGGCGCCCCGGCCCGCTCCGAGCGCGTCGCCAAGTACAACCAGCTCCTCCGCATCGAGGAGGAGCTCGGCGACGCCGCCGTCTACGCCGGCCGTACCGCCTTCCCCCGCTTCCAGGGCTAG
- a CDS encoding Na+/H+ antiporter NhaA, which translates to MSIIRSERTAAGLLLGAAALGLLLANTAVGPALVDLQHAHVGGSLVDLSVGHWISDGLLAVFFFIVAVELKHELVAGELNSFAKAVHPAIAAGFGVAVPALIYLAITAGSGLSDGWPIPTATDIAFALGVLAVFGRGLPNRLRVFLLALAVLDDLVAILIIAVFFTTNPNLLELGAAAVVVVAFGLLSRLLHGRLRWPIGVLMALLAVLTWWLVYDSGVHATIAGVALGLVMARAPGRRTAHALEPWSNGLILPLFAFSAALVVIPSVSPAELSPAFWGILVALPVGKLVGITLGGWLGSFTRPKAERSRIPVLSLVTVGALGGIGFTVSLLMNELAFAGSATVRAEGTLAVLLGSAVSIVLAGVLVTTLARRNRRQHPREIRAESRESAP; encoded by the coding sequence ATGAGCATCATCCGTTCCGAGCGCACCGCCGCCGGTCTTCTGCTGGGCGCGGCCGCGCTCGGCCTCCTGCTGGCGAACACGGCCGTCGGTCCGGCTCTGGTGGACCTCCAGCACGCCCACGTCGGCGGCAGCCTCGTGGACCTGAGCGTGGGGCACTGGATCAGCGACGGGCTGCTCGCGGTCTTCTTCTTCATCGTGGCGGTCGAGCTCAAGCACGAGCTGGTGGCGGGCGAGCTCAACTCGTTCGCGAAGGCCGTCCACCCGGCGATCGCGGCGGGGTTCGGCGTCGCCGTGCCCGCCCTGATCTACCTCGCGATCACGGCGGGCTCCGGCCTGTCCGACGGGTGGCCGATCCCGACCGCGACCGACATCGCCTTCGCGCTCGGCGTGCTCGCGGTGTTCGGGCGCGGGCTGCCGAACCGGCTGCGGGTGTTCCTGCTGGCACTGGCGGTGCTGGACGACCTGGTGGCCATCCTGATCATCGCCGTGTTCTTCACGACGAACCCGAACCTGCTGGAGCTCGGCGCCGCCGCGGTGGTCGTCGTCGCATTCGGCCTGCTCAGCCGGCTGCTGCACGGGAGGCTGCGCTGGCCCATCGGCGTGCTGATGGCGCTGCTCGCGGTGCTGACCTGGTGGCTCGTCTACGACTCCGGCGTGCACGCAACCATCGCGGGCGTCGCGCTCGGGCTGGTCATGGCGCGTGCGCCCGGCCGTCGCACCGCGCACGCGCTGGAGCCGTGGTCGAACGGGCTGATCCTCCCCCTGTTCGCGTTCTCGGCCGCGCTCGTGGTCATCCCGTCGGTGTCGCCCGCCGAGCTGTCGCCGGCGTTCTGGGGCATCCTGGTCGCGCTCCCGGTCGGCAAGCTGGTCGGGATCACGCTGGGCGGCTGGCTCGGATCGTTCACGCGGCCGAAGGCGGAGCGCTCGCGCATCCCCGTGCTCAGCCTCGTGACGGTGGGAGCGCTCGGTGGGATCGGCTTCACCGTGTCGCTGCTGATGAACGAGCTGGCCTTCGCGGGCTCGGCCACGGTGCGCGCGGAGGGCACCCTCGCGGTGCTGCTGGGCTCGGCGGTCTCGATCGTGCTCGCCGGCGTGCTCGTCACCACCCTCGCGCGCCGCAACCGCCGCCAGCACCCGCGCGAGATTCGTGCCGAATCGCGCGAATCCGCGCCGTAA
- a CDS encoding ABC transporter ATP-binding protein, whose amino-acid sequence MTEQTLAARDLTLAYDGRVVVDGLDLDLPPGRVTAIVGPNACGKSTLLRGLSRLLAPASGSVLLDGADIRSLPTKEVATRLGLLPQTPTAPDGITVADLVSRGRYPHQGWFRRWTAEDDTAVQEAMAATGVAELSDRAIDELSGGQRQRVWIAMALAQQTGILLLDEPTTFLDISHQLDVLDLLLDLNAARGTTVVMVLHDLNLAARYADHLVAMRAGSIVASGDPAEVVTAGLVRDVFGVESVIAPDPVAGTPLVVPLGRHHPGHTA is encoded by the coding sequence ATGACCGAACAGACCCTGGCCGCGCGCGACCTCACTCTGGCCTACGATGGCCGGGTCGTGGTCGACGGCCTCGACCTCGACCTCCCACCGGGCCGCGTCACCGCCATCGTCGGGCCGAACGCCTGCGGCAAGTCCACCCTGCTGCGCGGGCTGTCCCGGCTGCTGGCCCCGGCCTCCGGCAGCGTGCTGCTCGACGGCGCGGACATCCGCTCCCTGCCCACCAAGGAGGTCGCCACCCGGCTCGGCCTGCTGCCGCAGACGCCCACCGCGCCCGACGGGATCACCGTGGCCGACCTCGTCTCGCGCGGCCGCTACCCGCACCAGGGCTGGTTCCGGCGCTGGACGGCCGAGGACGACACGGCCGTGCAGGAGGCGATGGCCGCGACCGGCGTCGCCGAGCTGTCCGACCGCGCGATCGACGAGCTCTCCGGCGGCCAGCGCCAGCGCGTCTGGATCGCGATGGCGCTCGCCCAGCAGACCGGCATCCTGCTGCTGGACGAGCCGACCACCTTCCTCGACATCAGCCACCAGCTCGACGTGCTCGACCTGCTGCTCGACCTGAACGCGGCGCGCGGCACGACGGTGGTCATGGTCCTGCACGACCTCAATCTGGCCGCGCGGTACGCCGATCACCTGGTGGCGATGCGGGCGGGGTCGATCGTCGCGTCGGGCGATCCCGCGGAGGTCGTCACCGCGGGCCTCGTCCGCGATGTCTTCGGCGTCGAGTCGGTCATCGCGCCCGACCCGGTCGCCGGCACCCCGCTCGTCGTGCCGTTGGGGAGGCACCACCCGGGACACACTGCCTGA
- a CDS encoding FecCD family ABC transporter permease has translation MSAQTAGTASRPASSVALDRRHRHARALRVSLVLAVLVVLVSAVSLTFGDAGVAPSDVLAALVGRADRLTSFVILDLRLPRLLAAVLVGACLGLSGALFQSVARNPLASPDIIGITTSAAATGAIALVWFGITGLALSGVVLAGTLVAAVLIYLLAWRNGVSGYRFVLVGIGFAAVCAGIVSYVLTRADLRDVQQALVWITGSLNSVDGTSLAVLAVAAIVLIPAALLVGRPLAALGLGDDLAAGIGVRPERTRIVSVGVGVALAAVAVSVAGPIAFVALLAAPVARRLVGRGSLALVPAALVGALVLVLSDVVAQFAVPGVVFPVGVVTGIVGAPYLLWQLTRTNRVGRGG, from the coding sequence GTGAGCGCGCAGACCGCGGGAACCGCCTCCCGGCCCGCGTCCAGCGTCGCCCTCGACCGCAGGCACCGGCACGCCCGCGCGCTCCGGGTGTCCCTCGTGCTCGCCGTACTCGTCGTGCTGGTCTCGGCCGTGTCGCTCACGTTCGGGGACGCGGGCGTCGCGCCGTCCGACGTGCTCGCCGCCCTGGTGGGCCGCGCAGACCGGCTCACGTCGTTCGTCATCCTCGACCTCCGGCTGCCGCGGCTGCTCGCCGCGGTGCTGGTCGGCGCCTGCCTCGGCCTGTCCGGTGCGCTGTTCCAGTCGGTCGCCCGCAACCCGCTCGCGAGCCCCGACATCATCGGCATCACGACGAGCGCGGCGGCGACCGGCGCCATCGCCCTGGTCTGGTTCGGGATCACCGGCCTCGCGCTCTCCGGCGTCGTCCTCGCCGGCACCCTGGTCGCCGCCGTGCTGATCTACCTGCTCGCGTGGCGCAACGGGGTGAGCGGCTACCGCTTCGTCCTGGTCGGGATCGGCTTCGCCGCGGTCTGTGCGGGGATCGTCTCCTACGTCCTCACCCGCGCCGACCTGCGCGACGTGCAGCAGGCGCTGGTCTGGATCACCGGGAGCCTCAACAGCGTGGACGGCACCTCGCTGGCCGTGCTGGCGGTCGCCGCCATCGTGCTCATCCCGGCGGCGCTGCTGGTCGGGAGGCCGCTCGCCGCGCTCGGGCTGGGCGACGACCTGGCGGCCGGGATCGGCGTGCGCCCGGAACGCACCCGCATCGTGAGCGTCGGCGTCGGAGTGGCGCTCGCCGCCGTCGCCGTGTCGGTCGCGGGGCCGATCGCGTTCGTCGCGCTGCTGGCGGCGCCCGTCGCGCGCCGCCTGGTGGGACGAGGCTCGCTCGCGCTGGTGCCGGCGGCCCTCGTCGGCGCGCTCGTGCTCGTGCTGTCGGACGTCGTCGCCCAGTTCGCCGTGCCGGGCGTCGTGTTCCCGGTCGGCGTCGTGACCGGGATCGTCGGGGCGCCCTACCTGCTCTGGCAGCTCACCAGGACCAACCGCGTCGGCCGAGGAGGCTGA
- a CDS encoding MazG family protein has protein sequence MTDAAPTRLDELVAVMAQLRAPGGCPWDAAQTHESLVQYLIEETYELIEAIETGNRDEMLEELGDVLYQVLFHADIAAHTAGEDFDIQDVAEQMTRKMVGRHPHVFGGDRTAETADDVVGFWDDLKKAEKPGRTSVLDGIPQAMPSLALADKLLGRAEKVGLIDLSETGGVQVESEDELGPLLLAIVASAKAQGLDAERALRSTLRELQGEIREQEASV, from the coding sequence ATGACCGACGCGGCGCCCACCAGACTCGACGAGCTCGTCGCCGTGATGGCGCAGCTCCGCGCTCCCGGCGGCTGTCCCTGGGACGCCGCCCAGACGCACGAGTCGCTGGTGCAGTACCTCATCGAGGAGACCTACGAGCTGATCGAGGCCATCGAGACGGGGAACCGCGACGAGATGCTGGAGGAGCTCGGCGACGTGCTCTACCAGGTGCTGTTCCACGCGGACATCGCCGCGCACACCGCGGGCGAGGACTTCGACATCCAGGACGTCGCCGAGCAGATGACCCGCAAGATGGTCGGCAGGCATCCGCACGTCTTCGGCGGCGACCGCACGGCCGAGACCGCGGACGACGTGGTCGGGTTCTGGGACGACCTCAAGAAGGCCGAGAAGCCGGGCCGCACCAGCGTGCTGGACGGCATCCCGCAGGCCATGCCCTCCCTCGCGCTCGCCGACAAGCTGCTCGGCCGTGCCGAGAAGGTCGGCTTGATCGACCTGAGCGAGACGGGCGGCGTGCAGGTGGAGAGCGAGGACGAGCTGGGGCCGCTGCTGCTGGCCATCGTCGCGTCGGCGAAGGCGCAGGGCCTGGACGCCGAGCGCGCCCTGCGGTCGACGCTGCGCGAGCTGCAGGGGGAGATCCGCGAGCAGGAAGCTTCGGTTTAG